One Ciconia boyciana chromosome 20, ASM3463844v1, whole genome shotgun sequence DNA window includes the following coding sequences:
- the ST3GAL4 gene encoding CMP-N-acetylneuraminate-beta-galactosamide-alpha-2,3-sialyltransferase 4 isoform X4 — MPLLLIKMINKSRGKILGVLALFLVMVWYSIYREDSFYFPVQENKTTCPLGEVEKKAAQLIGNYTRDHPLFLQLKDYFWVKTPSLYELPYGTKGSEDVLLRLLSITHYSLPESIQSLKCRRCAVIGNGHRLRNSSMGETINTYDVVIRLNNAPVHGYEQDVGSKTTMRLFYPESAHFNPRTENNPDTLLVLVPFKPMDFQWMEAILNDKKRVRKGFWKQPPLIWDANPERVRILNPYYMEVTAAKLLNLPMKQPRKVKQKPTTGLLAITLALHFCDLVHIAGFGYPDSANKKQTIHYYEQITLKSMAASEHNVSHEAVAIKRMLELGLVKNLTYF, encoded by the exons ATGCCTCTCCTGCTGATAAAAATGATCAACAAGTCTC GAGGGAAGATACTCGGGGTGCTGGCGCTGTTTCTGGTGATGGTTTGGTACTCGATCTACCGGGAAGACAG CTTTTATTTCCCCGTGCAAGAAAACAAGACGACGTGTCCCCTCGGGGAGGTGGAAAAGAAAGCGGCGCAGCTCATCGGGAA CTACACGAGGGACCACCCGCTCTTCTTGCAGCTGAAGGACTATTTTTGGGTGAAGACGCCGTCGCTCTACGAGCTGCCCTACGGCACAAAAGGAAGCG AAGACGTCCTCCTGCGCTTGCTGTCGATCACCCACTACTCCCTGCCCGAGAGCATCCAGAG CCTGAAGTGCCGGAGGTGCGCGGTGATCGGCAACGGCCACCGGCTCCGCAACAGCTCCATGGGGGAGACCATCAACACGTACGACGTTGTGATCAG GCTGAACAACGCCCCAGTCCACGGTTACGAGCAGGACGTGGGCTCCAAGACCACCATGCGCCTCTTCTACCCGGAGTCGGCCCACTTCAACCCCAGGACGGAGAACAACCCCGACACGTTGCTGGTGCTGGTGCCCTTCAAACCCATGGACTTCCAGTGGATGGAGGCCATCCTCAACGACAAGAAGAGG GTTCGGAAGGGGTTTTGGAAACAGCCCCCGTTGATCTGGGACGCCAACCCGGAGCGCGTGCGCATCCTCAACCCTTATTACATGGAAGTAACTGCTGCTAAACTGCTTAACCTCCCCATGAAGCAACCGCGGAAGGTCAAGCAG AAGCCCACCACGGGGTTGTTGGCCATCACCTTGGCGCTGCACTTCTGTGACCTGGTGCACATCGCGGGCTTCGGCTACCCCGATTCGGCCAACAAGAAGCAGACCATTCACTACTACGAGCAGATCACGCTCAAGTCCATGGCA GCGTCGGAGCACAACGTCTCGCACGAGGCGGTGGCCATCAAGCGGATGCTGGAGCTGGGTCTCGTCAAGAACCTCACCTACTTCTGA
- the ST3GAL4 gene encoding CMP-N-acetylneuraminate-beta-galactosamide-alpha-2,3-sialyltransferase 4 isoform X2: MVESKVLEVPQVTGGSRDESPGPRLMPLLLIKMINKSRGKILGVLALFLVMVWYSIYREDSFYFPVQENKTTCPLGEVEKKAAQLIGNYTRDHPLFLQLKDYFWVKTPSLYELPYGTKGSEDVLLRLLSITHYSLPESIQSLKCRRCAVIGNGHRLRNSSMGETINTYDVVIRLNNAPVHGYEQDVGSKTTMRLFYPESAHFNPRTENNPDTLLVLVPFKPMDFQWMEAILNDKKRVRKGFWKQPPLIWDANPERVRILNPYYMEVTAAKLLNLPMKQPRKVKQKPTTGLLAITLALHFCDLVHIAGFGYPDSANKKQTIHYYEQITLKSMAASEHNVSHEAVAIKRMLELGLVKNLTYF, translated from the exons ATGGTTGAATCGAAGGTGTTGGAGGTTCCCCAA GTGACAGGCGGCAGCCGCGATGAGAGCCCCGGCCCTCGCCTGATGCCTCTCCTGCTGATAAAAATGATCAACAAGTCTC GAGGGAAGATACTCGGGGTGCTGGCGCTGTTTCTGGTGATGGTTTGGTACTCGATCTACCGGGAAGACAG CTTTTATTTCCCCGTGCAAGAAAACAAGACGACGTGTCCCCTCGGGGAGGTGGAAAAGAAAGCGGCGCAGCTCATCGGGAA CTACACGAGGGACCACCCGCTCTTCTTGCAGCTGAAGGACTATTTTTGGGTGAAGACGCCGTCGCTCTACGAGCTGCCCTACGGCACAAAAGGAAGCG AAGACGTCCTCCTGCGCTTGCTGTCGATCACCCACTACTCCCTGCCCGAGAGCATCCAGAG CCTGAAGTGCCGGAGGTGCGCGGTGATCGGCAACGGCCACCGGCTCCGCAACAGCTCCATGGGGGAGACCATCAACACGTACGACGTTGTGATCAG GCTGAACAACGCCCCAGTCCACGGTTACGAGCAGGACGTGGGCTCCAAGACCACCATGCGCCTCTTCTACCCGGAGTCGGCCCACTTCAACCCCAGGACGGAGAACAACCCCGACACGTTGCTGGTGCTGGTGCCCTTCAAACCCATGGACTTCCAGTGGATGGAGGCCATCCTCAACGACAAGAAGAGG GTTCGGAAGGGGTTTTGGAAACAGCCCCCGTTGATCTGGGACGCCAACCCGGAGCGCGTGCGCATCCTCAACCCTTATTACATGGAAGTAACTGCTGCTAAACTGCTTAACCTCCCCATGAAGCAACCGCGGAAGGTCAAGCAG AAGCCCACCACGGGGTTGTTGGCCATCACCTTGGCGCTGCACTTCTGTGACCTGGTGCACATCGCGGGCTTCGGCTACCCCGATTCGGCCAACAAGAAGCAGACCATTCACTACTACGAGCAGATCACGCTCAAGTCCATGGCA GCGTCGGAGCACAACGTCTCGCACGAGGCGGTGGCCATCAAGCGGATGCTGGAGCTGGGTCTCGTCAAGAACCTCACCTACTTCTGA
- the ST3GAL4 gene encoding CMP-N-acetylneuraminate-beta-galactosamide-alpha-2,3-sialyltransferase 4 isoform X1, translated as MVESKVLEVPQVTGGSRDESPGPRLMPLLLIKMINKSRGKILGVLALFLVMVWYSIYREDRYIQLFYFPVQENKTTCPLGEVEKKAAQLIGNYTRDHPLFLQLKDYFWVKTPSLYELPYGTKGSEDVLLRLLSITHYSLPESIQSLKCRRCAVIGNGHRLRNSSMGETINTYDVVIRLNNAPVHGYEQDVGSKTTMRLFYPESAHFNPRTENNPDTLLVLVPFKPMDFQWMEAILNDKKRVRKGFWKQPPLIWDANPERVRILNPYYMEVTAAKLLNLPMKQPRKVKQKPTTGLLAITLALHFCDLVHIAGFGYPDSANKKQTIHYYEQITLKSMAASEHNVSHEAVAIKRMLELGLVKNLTYF; from the exons ATGGTTGAATCGAAGGTGTTGGAGGTTCCCCAA GTGACAGGCGGCAGCCGCGATGAGAGCCCCGGCCCTCGCCTGATGCCTCTCCTGCTGATAAAAATGATCAACAAGTCTC GAGGGAAGATACTCGGGGTGCTGGCGCTGTTTCTGGTGATGGTTTGGTACTCGATCTACCGGGAAGACAGGTACATACAGCT CTTTTATTTCCCCGTGCAAGAAAACAAGACGACGTGTCCCCTCGGGGAGGTGGAAAAGAAAGCGGCGCAGCTCATCGGGAA CTACACGAGGGACCACCCGCTCTTCTTGCAGCTGAAGGACTATTTTTGGGTGAAGACGCCGTCGCTCTACGAGCTGCCCTACGGCACAAAAGGAAGCG AAGACGTCCTCCTGCGCTTGCTGTCGATCACCCACTACTCCCTGCCCGAGAGCATCCAGAG CCTGAAGTGCCGGAGGTGCGCGGTGATCGGCAACGGCCACCGGCTCCGCAACAGCTCCATGGGGGAGACCATCAACACGTACGACGTTGTGATCAG GCTGAACAACGCCCCAGTCCACGGTTACGAGCAGGACGTGGGCTCCAAGACCACCATGCGCCTCTTCTACCCGGAGTCGGCCCACTTCAACCCCAGGACGGAGAACAACCCCGACACGTTGCTGGTGCTGGTGCCCTTCAAACCCATGGACTTCCAGTGGATGGAGGCCATCCTCAACGACAAGAAGAGG GTTCGGAAGGGGTTTTGGAAACAGCCCCCGTTGATCTGGGACGCCAACCCGGAGCGCGTGCGCATCCTCAACCCTTATTACATGGAAGTAACTGCTGCTAAACTGCTTAACCTCCCCATGAAGCAACCGCGGAAGGTCAAGCAG AAGCCCACCACGGGGTTGTTGGCCATCACCTTGGCGCTGCACTTCTGTGACCTGGTGCACATCGCGGGCTTCGGCTACCCCGATTCGGCCAACAAGAAGCAGACCATTCACTACTACGAGCAGATCACGCTCAAGTCCATGGCA GCGTCGGAGCACAACGTCTCGCACGAGGCGGTGGCCATCAAGCGGATGCTGGAGCTGGGTCTCGTCAAGAACCTCACCTACTTCTGA
- the ST3GAL4 gene encoding CMP-N-acetylneuraminate-beta-galactosamide-alpha-2,3-sialyltransferase 4 isoform X3 yields MPLLLIKMINKSRGKILGVLALFLVMVWYSIYREDRYIQLFYFPVQENKTTCPLGEVEKKAAQLIGNYTRDHPLFLQLKDYFWVKTPSLYELPYGTKGSEDVLLRLLSITHYSLPESIQSLKCRRCAVIGNGHRLRNSSMGETINTYDVVIRLNNAPVHGYEQDVGSKTTMRLFYPESAHFNPRTENNPDTLLVLVPFKPMDFQWMEAILNDKKRVRKGFWKQPPLIWDANPERVRILNPYYMEVTAAKLLNLPMKQPRKVKQKPTTGLLAITLALHFCDLVHIAGFGYPDSANKKQTIHYYEQITLKSMAASEHNVSHEAVAIKRMLELGLVKNLTYF; encoded by the exons ATGCCTCTCCTGCTGATAAAAATGATCAACAAGTCTC GAGGGAAGATACTCGGGGTGCTGGCGCTGTTTCTGGTGATGGTTTGGTACTCGATCTACCGGGAAGACAGGTACATACAGCT CTTTTATTTCCCCGTGCAAGAAAACAAGACGACGTGTCCCCTCGGGGAGGTGGAAAAGAAAGCGGCGCAGCTCATCGGGAA CTACACGAGGGACCACCCGCTCTTCTTGCAGCTGAAGGACTATTTTTGGGTGAAGACGCCGTCGCTCTACGAGCTGCCCTACGGCACAAAAGGAAGCG AAGACGTCCTCCTGCGCTTGCTGTCGATCACCCACTACTCCCTGCCCGAGAGCATCCAGAG CCTGAAGTGCCGGAGGTGCGCGGTGATCGGCAACGGCCACCGGCTCCGCAACAGCTCCATGGGGGAGACCATCAACACGTACGACGTTGTGATCAG GCTGAACAACGCCCCAGTCCACGGTTACGAGCAGGACGTGGGCTCCAAGACCACCATGCGCCTCTTCTACCCGGAGTCGGCCCACTTCAACCCCAGGACGGAGAACAACCCCGACACGTTGCTGGTGCTGGTGCCCTTCAAACCCATGGACTTCCAGTGGATGGAGGCCATCCTCAACGACAAGAAGAGG GTTCGGAAGGGGTTTTGGAAACAGCCCCCGTTGATCTGGGACGCCAACCCGGAGCGCGTGCGCATCCTCAACCCTTATTACATGGAAGTAACTGCTGCTAAACTGCTTAACCTCCCCATGAAGCAACCGCGGAAGGTCAAGCAG AAGCCCACCACGGGGTTGTTGGCCATCACCTTGGCGCTGCACTTCTGTGACCTGGTGCACATCGCGGGCTTCGGCTACCCCGATTCGGCCAACAAGAAGCAGACCATTCACTACTACGAGCAGATCACGCTCAAGTCCATGGCA GCGTCGGAGCACAACGTCTCGCACGAGGCGGTGGCCATCAAGCGGATGCTGGAGCTGGGTCTCGTCAAGAACCTCACCTACTTCTGA